The following is a genomic window from Nilaparvata lugens isolate BPH unplaced genomic scaffold, ASM1435652v1 scaffold5713, whole genome shotgun sequence.
GTACAGGTAGCCGAGAGACGACTTGAACAAACATTCGTGTGTGGAAGTGGATCGTGAAGCTGCAAAACTGATTAACAGTCGCCACCTAATTTTTGTCGAAGATGAACTGAATGATTATTCACGTGATCAGTGTAAATTTCAAGCGATGTTAACTGGTATTACAAGACCAGCAATATTTACAGCAGATATGAGTAATCACTTTTATACGCACTTAGGCGCAAACTTCATGTTATTATTGACTTTCCTTTTATAGTACCTTTCATAGTGCATATCGACTATAGTGCCATATTCTCAGTTCAACTGTAATGTTGACTCCAGCTTCGAGTTTTACCATGAATGAATCTCAACTCTGTTGAAATGTATGATTATCATCTCTTACAGGTTGGACAAAGGGCGTGAAATACTTTGGCTTCGAGAAACCGAGCGCTAGACTAGTGTCGACTGAGATCATAAGCACAGACAGCATCACGCCTGACACCGAAATCACGCATATGGTGATGCAATGGGGGCAATTCTTGGACCACGATCTAGATCATGCCATACCGTCCACCAGTCTTGAGAGCTGGGAGGGATTGGACTGCAAGAAGACATGTGCCTACTCGGCTCCCTGTTTTCCCATGGAAGTGCTGACATGATCCCAGGATCCATAATAGGAGGTGCGATTGaatctttatttttctaattgagtttcaatgaatattgaagaagTGGTAATACATAATCAATGATTGAAATCTTATTCAATCCGATGACTGAAGAAATCATCCCTAGTGAAATACTTTACGAGACAAACTATTGTTTAGAGTTTTAATGTATGCCGATGACACATC
Proteins encoded in this region:
- the LOC120356075 gene encoding peroxidasin-like, which produces MSGCMTHQKSVNCSDMCFHSKYRTIEGTCNNLQHPMWGASLTGFRRILKPIYENGFSTPVGWTKGVKYFGFEKPSARLVSTEIISTDSITPDTEITHMVMQWGQFLDHDLDHAIPSTSLESWEGLDCKKTCAYSAPCFPMEVLT